A stretch of the Mesotoga sp. UBA6090 genome encodes the following:
- a CDS encoding fumarate hydratase, which produces MISAERIIRSLEEAISKANTEMDPKIVELLDLYDGPFSSVLRENAAVAKDTGLPICQDTGFLEFFVFQGNEVALEEPIIETLNSAVKNVYTDSPFRYSIVSDPLMKRENTGDNTPVICHLFPTRGDELEIRFLVKGGGSENLSRLFMLNPSATVDELVCTVVESLRESAARGCPPLKVGIGIGGSSDKAMILAKLALTRSFYERHQDKDYAALEERILREINDLKIGYQGLGTGITAYSVHIETYPTHIATMPVGLATDCYIARKGRVVFED; this is translated from the coding sequence TTGATTTCGGCGGAAAGAATAATCAGAAGCCTTGAAGAGGCAATTTCGAAGGCGAACACGGAGATGGACCCGAAGATCGTGGAACTGCTCGATCTCTATGACGGACCTTTCTCAAGCGTGTTGAGAGAAAACGCGGCCGTGGCAAAAGACACTGGACTCCCTATCTGTCAGGATACGGGATTTCTCGAGTTCTTCGTCTTTCAGGGAAACGAAGTTGCTCTTGAAGAGCCAATAATAGAAACACTGAATTCGGCAGTGAAAAATGTATACACAGATAGCCCCTTCAGGTACTCCATTGTGTCCGATCCCCTTATGAAAAGGGAAAATACCGGAGACAACACGCCGGTCATATGCCATCTCTTTCCGACGAGGGGAGATGAGTTAGAAATCCGTTTCCTTGTTAAAGGAGGCGGCAGTGAGAATCTTTCCCGGCTTTTTATGTTGAATCCCTCCGCAACAGTGGACGAACTGGTCTGCACGGTTGTCGAGTCTCTTAGGGAGAGTGCGGCCAGAGGGTGCCCGCCGTTGAAGGTAGGCATAGGGATCGGAGGTAGTTCCGACAAGGCAATGATACTTGCTAAGCTTGCGCTTACCAGATCCTTCTATGAGAGGCATCAGGATAAGGACTACGCGGCTCTTGAAGAAAGAATACTGAGAGAAATCAACGATTTGAAGATAGGTTATCAGGGTCTGGGAACAGGGATAACGGCATACTCGGTGCACATTGAAACGTATCCGACGCATATCGCCACAATGCCGGTAGGACTCGCGACGGACTGCTATATCGCCAGAAAGGGGAGAGTAGTCTTTGAAGATTGA
- a CDS encoding FumA C-terminus/TtdB family hydratase beta subunit, which translates to MKIEELRVGDELLYSGEFLIMRDAAQKCLKKMLEERKELPVSLDGAIIFYAGPAKPTKDSFGAIGPTTSNRMDSFLEMLFIKGVLATVGKGKRGKQAVSLCKEYGRVYFLAPSGAAAALAGRISEMTTLAFEDLGTEAIFKVQVKDFPLYVAIDSLGNDVFINE; encoded by the coding sequence TTGAAGATTGAAGAGTTGCGCGTAGGCGACGAGCTCCTTTATTCAGGCGAGTTTCTCATCATGAGAGATGCCGCACAGAAGTGCTTGAAGAAGATGCTCGAAGAACGTAAAGAGCTGCCGGTTTCTCTTGACGGGGCGATAATCTTTTACGCGGGACCGGCCAAACCGACGAAGGACTCCTTCGGGGCTATCGGTCCTACAACTTCGAACAGGATGGACTCATTTCTTGAGATGCTTTTTATTAAAGGTGTTCTGGCAACGGTAGGAAAGGGGAAGAGGGGCAAGCAGGCTGTATCGCTCTGCAAAGAGTACGGCAGGGTTTATTTCCTGGCTCCCAGTGGCGCCGCTGCCGCGCTGGCCGGGAGGATCTCCGAAATGACGACTCTGGCTTTCGAAGATCTCGGCACGGAAGCAATATTCAAGGTTCAGGTGAAAGACTTCCCGCTCTACGTCGCGATCGATTCCCTTGGAAACGATGTTTTCATCAATGAATAG
- a CDS encoding glycosyl hydrolase-related protein, with translation MASGGKTVLVLSHTHWDREWYEPFESFRFRLVKAMDRLIEILQKDSRYERFNLDGQLVVLEDYLEIRPEMRQTLQKLVKSGKIGIGPWYVQADEFLSDGESLIRNLLLGMQLAREFGEVQKLAYLPDTFGHNSQIPQIARQFGISSSLIWRGVSGDELPWEFIWEGADGSSLYTYRLPERQGYCNMAFTPQGAPVDPAFFVNSADEFMKNSATGIVVLMDGCDHMEPDEKILPLIEYTGNKDSSFSCRQALFNDLSRELEKKIPLSQKIPILHGELRSVNTSKRGYFNFILPNVLSSRCDNKRENFEALNLLESYAEPLASFAWLAGRKYPRSFLTKAWKLVLQNLAHDSIGGCSVDKVHRDVSHRFSQSVEITQNVVQDSMARLCSVTGDRENSSFVLFNPSPYISNTLELDVDLPANVLEDSSKLPTVKDEDGKEIEFQISSMKRTEKALGFLGRSAPIEKVVSLKGYLDAKIEGLSFKRFYIALSDRPVNYRKYEEETLPQLENRCMLVRVLPDGIIEILNKATGEKAYSNLFEDSGDAGDGYVYSRPAFDSLATSSNSLKEIEVFDSGPLSKSLRLHYSMLIPKGLTEKGLSRSSLKIEMPLQCTLKLTKDSGVLEIETVVENYCENHRLQVNFWKEKPGKAIFYKTPFDIVTGAKDRVQQAPNPNWIEDEPVAFPNGGLFGEIKTSDEFDGFAVSTKGINEFESSAKGVKLTLFRAVGHLASPYPLSCMKRAAGPKIETPEAQMKGSLVFSYSLFFMKSLKETLEKSSVYLKKPLAMGFANELPESPLAVKGSTTDIASIKKAEDRDSLILRLVNLSTQRDNVKIELKEALFDRVFLCDASEERKEEISIENSEIYLVCEPKEIVTVELQPLGRQSSQRAS, from the coding sequence GTGGCGAGCGGCGGTAAGACCGTACTCGTGCTGTCCCATACACACTGGGATAGAGAGTGGTATGAACCATTTGAATCTTTTAGATTCAGACTGGTGAAAGCAATGGACCGACTCATAGAGATTCTCCAGAAAGACAGCCGATACGAGCGCTTCAACCTTGACGGACAGCTCGTTGTTCTGGAAGACTACCTGGAAATCAGGCCGGAAATGCGTCAGACACTGCAGAAGTTGGTTAAGTCAGGGAAAATCGGTATCGGACCGTGGTATGTTCAGGCCGATGAATTCCTTTCCGATGGGGAGTCACTGATTCGAAATCTGTTGCTAGGGATGCAGCTGGCCAGGGAATTCGGTGAGGTTCAGAAGCTGGCCTATCTACCAGACACCTTCGGTCACAACTCGCAGATTCCTCAGATAGCCAGGCAGTTTGGAATCTCCTCTTCTCTTATATGGCGAGGCGTATCGGGTGATGAATTGCCTTGGGAATTCATCTGGGAGGGCGCCGATGGAAGTTCCCTATACACTTACAGGCTTCCCGAGAGGCAGGGGTACTGCAACATGGCTTTCACACCTCAAGGAGCGCCCGTAGATCCCGCCTTCTTTGTGAACTCAGCTGACGAATTCATGAAGAACTCGGCCACAGGGATAGTCGTTTTGATGGACGGCTGCGATCACATGGAGCCCGATGAAAAAATCCTGCCACTCATTGAATACACTGGAAACAAAGACAGTTCCTTTTCCTGCCGACAGGCGCTTTTCAACGATCTATCCAGAGAACTGGAGAAAAAGATTCCTCTTTCTCAGAAAATACCAATTCTCCACGGAGAGCTTAGAAGTGTTAATACATCGAAGAGGGGTTACTTCAACTTCATTCTTCCAAACGTTCTCTCTTCTAGGTGTGACAACAAGCGTGAAAACTTCGAAGCTCTGAATCTCCTGGAAAGTTACGCAGAGCCCCTGGCGTCGTTTGCCTGGTTGGCCGGCCGGAAGTACCCCAGGAGTTTTCTGACTAAGGCGTGGAAGCTAGTTCTTCAAAACCTGGCACACGACAGTATCGGTGGATGCAGCGTCGATAAGGTTCACCGAGATGTGTCTCACAGATTTTCGCAATCAGTAGAGATAACCCAAAACGTCGTTCAAGACTCCATGGCGAGACTTTGCTCGGTAACTGGGGATAGAGAGAATAGCTCTTTCGTTCTATTCAACCCTTCCCCATACATAAGCAATACTCTTGAACTGGATGTTGACCTCCCGGCCAACGTTCTTGAAGATTCTTCAAAGTTGCCGACTGTGAAGGACGAAGATGGTAAAGAGATCGAGTTTCAGATCTCTTCGATGAAAAGGACTGAGAAGGCTCTAGGCTTCCTGGGGCGATCGGCTCCAATAGAGAAGGTGGTGTCCTTGAAGGGTTATCTCGATGCAAAAATCGAGGGACTATCATTCAAGAGATTCTACATCGCACTTTCAGACAGACCAGTCAATTACAGGAAATATGAAGAAGAAACCCTTCCTCAGCTGGAAAACAGGTGCATGTTGGTGAGAGTCCTTCCTGACGGAATTATTGAGATCCTCAACAAGGCCACAGGTGAGAAAGCGTATTCGAATTTATTCGAAGATTCCGGAGACGCTGGGGATGGCTATGTCTATTCAAGACCGGCTTTCGATAGCCTCGCCACGAGTTCAAATAGCCTGAAGGAGATCGAAGTTTTCGATAGCGGCCCTCTGTCAAAAAGTCTGAGACTCCACTATTCTATGCTCATTCCGAAGGGTCTAACCGAAAAAGGACTGTCAAGGAGCAGCTTGAAAATAGAGATGCCCCTTCAGTGTACTTTGAAGCTCACGAAGGACAGCGGCGTTCTGGAAATCGAAACGGTTGTAGAGAACTACTGTGAAAACCACAGGCTTCAGGTGAATTTCTGGAAGGAAAAACCCGGAAAGGCCATCTTCTACAAGACCCCCTTTGACATAGTTACCGGTGCAAAGGATAGAGTTCAACAGGCGCCGAATCCAAACTGGATTGAGGATGAACCCGTCGCGTTTCCGAATGGCGGTTTATTTGGAGAGATAAAGACATCGGATGAGTTTGACGGATTTGCCGTGAGCACCAAAGGGATCAATGAATTCGAAAGCAGCGCGAAAGGGGTGAAGCTGACTCTCTTCAGGGCGGTCGGGCATCTGGCTTCGCCTTATCCTCTTTCGTGTATGAAGCGAGCAGCAGGACCAAAGATAGAAACGCCCGAAGCGCAAATGAAGGGCAGCCTGGTCTTCAGTTATTCGCTTTTTTTCATGAAATCGCTGAAAGAAACTTTAGAGAAAAGTTCCGTCTATCTGAAAAAACCTCTGGCAATGGGCTTCGCGAATGAACTGCCGGAAAGTCCTCTGGCCGTTAAGGGATCCACTACAGACATTGCTTCCATAAAGAAGGCCGAGGACCGGGACAGTCTGATTCTTAGACTTGTGAATCTCTCAACACAGCGCGACAACGTGAAGATAGAGCTGAAGGAAGCACTCTTTGATAGAGTCTTCCTTTGTGATGCGAGCGAAGAGAGGAAAGAAGAGATCTCAATCGAGAACTCAGAGATATATCTAGTCTGCGAACCAAAAGAGATTGTGACTGTAGAACTCCAGCCACTCGGTCGACAGAGCTCTCAAAGAGCTTCTTGA
- a CDS encoding uroporphyrinogen decarboxylase family protein, producing MTSRERIVEAMNHREADRVPIDLGGMRSTGIHAIAYRKLKDHLAVTDRSVRIYDVFQQLALVEESVRERVHSDVVELKRLDGGYGTRIDEWIEYDMFGDGGRYLLPAGFDPVRMPDGSRAIIRDGRIVATMPDGGFFFDGKYFPLAGAEDRKAIDDEIRAGLSEREVTFLKDQLSELRSATDCAIMGAFGGNFLEAGHSYFGYQEFMEKMITDRPLVEYFLDRLLEKYLVELDVYLSEFGGDIDLIQIGDDYGTQENTQISPRIFRTLFKPRLKDLCDFIHSKRPGLFIFLHSCGSVYPFIGDFIDAGVQVLNPVQTNAKNMDPVRLKQEFGKDIVFWGGGCDTQHVLPFGTVEAVEEDVKRRIDVLAPGGGFVFASIHNIQMEISPEKILRLYETAFEYGRGEHSGERR from the coding sequence ATGACTTCAAGAGAGAGAATAGTCGAAGCCATGAACCACAGGGAAGCCGATCGGGTCCCTATTGACCTGGGAGGCATGAGATCGACGGGAATACACGCGATCGCCTACAGGAAACTCAAGGACCATTTAGCCGTAACCGACAGATCGGTCAGAATCTACGATGTATTTCAGCAGCTTGCTCTGGTCGAAGAATCGGTGAGGGAAAGGGTTCATTCTGACGTCGTTGAGCTCAAGAGGCTTGACGGAGGTTATGGAACAAGAATTGACGAATGGATTGAATACGATATGTTCGGGGACGGAGGCAGGTACCTTCTGCCTGCCGGCTTCGACCCTGTTCGAATGCCCGACGGTTCCAGGGCGATAATCAGGGACGGTCGGATAGTGGCAACAATGCCGGATGGAGGGTTCTTCTTCGACGGTAAATACTTCCCACTGGCCGGGGCTGAAGATAGAAAGGCCATCGACGATGAAATCAGGGCAGGACTTTCGGAAAGAGAAGTAACCTTTCTCAAGGATCAGCTCTCAGAGTTGAGGAGCGCAACTGATTGCGCTATCATGGGTGCTTTTGGGGGGAACTTCCTTGAAGCGGGACACAGCTACTTTGGCTATCAGGAGTTTATGGAGAAAATGATAACCGACCGGCCTCTCGTGGAGTATTTCCTCGACAGACTCCTGGAAAAGTACCTTGTTGAGCTTGACGTATACCTGTCTGAATTCGGCGGAGATATTGATCTTATTCAGATTGGTGATGATTACGGCACACAGGAGAACACGCAGATATCCCCCAGAATATTCAGAACTCTATTTAAACCTCGGCTAAAGGATCTCTGCGATTTCATTCATTCCAAAAGACCCGGACTCTTCATCTTTCTTCACTCCTGTGGATCGGTTTACCCTTTCATCGGAGACTTCATAGATGCCGGCGTTCAGGTTCTCAATCCCGTTCAGACAAACGCGAAGAACATGGACCCCGTACGCCTGAAGCAGGAGTTCGGAAAAGATATCGTGTTCTGGGGAGGCGGCTGCGACACTCAGCATGTATTGCCGTTTGGAACCGTTGAAGCGGTTGAAGAAGATGTTAAAAGAAGAATAGACGTCCTGGCGCCCGGAGGGGGTTTCGTCTTCGCGTCGATTCACAACATACAGATGGAAATCTCTCCGGAAAAGATCTTGCGACTATATGAGACTGCCTTCGAATACGGAAGAGGTGAGCACAGTGGCGAGCGGCGGTAA